A window from Temnothorax longispinosus isolate EJ_2023e chromosome 1, Tlon_JGU_v1, whole genome shotgun sequence encodes these proteins:
- the Prx6a gene encoding peroxiredoxin-6, whose translation MVLLGEVFPDFTADTQMGTIRYHEWLGDSWGILFSHPNDFTPVCTTELARVVKLMPEFKRLGVKVIALSCNSVDSHRKWIEDIKNYAEVTDEEFPYPIIEDQARKLATLLGMLDPAEIDSRTGLPMSARAVFIIDPAKKMRLSILYPATTGRNFDEIIRVIESLQLTQKYKVATPVDWRKGDDVMIDPSVSDSEAKASYNSIKTVMLPSGRTYMRIVPQPIDA comes from the exons ATGGTTTTACTCGGCGAGGTGTTTCCGGACTTCACAGCGGACACCCAGATGGGCACGATCAGATATCACGAGTGGCTGGGCGATTC GTGGGGTATCCTATTTTCCCATCCCAACGACTTCACTCCAGTATGCACGACCGAATTGGCGCGAGTTGTAAAACTAATGCCTGAATTCAAGAGATTGGGTGTGAAAGTAATCGCATTGTCCTGTAATTCTGTCGACTCCCATCGTAAATGGATAGAG GATATAAAGAATTACGCCGAGGTGACGGACGAAGAATTTCCATATCCGATAATAGAGGATCAAGCCAGGAAGCTTGCCACATTGTTGGGAATGTTGGATCCCGCGGAGATCGACAGCCGGACTGGATTACCCATGTCGGCTCGAGCTGTGTTCATAATCGACCCGGCTAAGAAGATGCGACTATCAATTTTATACCCAGCTACGACTGGCCGCAATTTCGA CGAAATAATAAGGGTAATTGAATCTCTTCAGCTCACGCAAAAGTACAAAGTGGCGACTCCTGTAGACTGGAGG aaGGGGGACGACGTAATGATCGATCCGAGTGTGTCGGACAGCGAAGCTAAAGCTTCCTATAACAGTATCAAGACTGTGATGTTGCCTTCCGGCAGGACGTATATGCGTATTGTGCCACAACCTATAGATgcgtaa
- the Mettl4 gene encoding N(6)-adenine-specific methyltransferase METTL4 — protein MSILHVSEEGWIISHLQYLNEIYKKVQNENGFCALGFNKMIFEINSQYLRQNQIVQTVQESQDSTTMLNNRKKRKRSQRLPQKDLEEVDRVKQAFGAMMSAARDKDLFCRNNSFDNNEVARLASMKFYQDTYSVKDENLYGSNDTNDAIISKAHDKKYVFPRKCTFYCYDVRDMEKKIELGNQYDFILLDPPWWNKSIRRKKMKCAEASYKMMYNEELIKIPIRKLLHSNGIVAVWCTNSSNHLNSIFNEIFPSWGITYRAKWYWLKVTQAGDTICNFNSAPGKQPYELLILGSALENDKVNIPDGRLMISIPSAVHSHKPPLTKIIKEYLPDDPKCLEIFARYLLPGWTSWGLEILKFQHLSLYEILDECKKDESDADDIKSENESKEQP, from the exons ATGAGCATTCTTCATGTCAGCGAGGAAGGCTGGATCATATCTCACTTGCAGTATCTCAATGAGATATACAAGAAAGTCCAAAACGAAAATGGATTTTGCGCTTTAGGCTTTAACAAAATGATATTCGAGATCAATTCTCAATACTTGAGGCAAAATCAGATAGTTCAGACTGTCCAGGAGTCCCAGGACAGTACCACGATGCttaacaatagaaaaaagaggaagcgTTCGCAGCGATTGCCGCAGAAAGACTTGGAGGAA GTTGATCGCGTTAAACAAGCATTCGGCGCAATGATGTCTGCTGCGAGAGACAAAGATCTCTTTTGCCGGAATAACTCCTTCGATAACAATGAGGTAGCACGTTTGGCATCCATGAAATTCTATCAAGATACTTATTCCGTCAAAGATGAGAACCTGTATGGATCCAACGATACTAATGATGCTATAATATCCAAGGCTCACGATAAGAAATATGTGTTTCCAAGaaaatgcacattttattGCTACGACGTAAGAGATATGGAAAAGAAGATAGAACTGGGCAACCAGTATGACTTCATACTGCTGGATCCACCTTGGTGGAACAAGTCAATCAGAAGGAAGAAAATGAAGTGCGCAGAGGCCAG ttACAAAATGATGTACAATGAGGAATTAATCAAGATACCAATAAGAAAACTGTTACATTCAAATGGTATTGTAGCTGTATGGTGTACCAATTCGTCCAATCATTTGAATAGTATCTTCAACGAAATATTTCCATCTTGGGGTATTACTTATAGAGCTAAGTGGTATTGGCTCAAG GTGACACAAGCAGGTGatacaatatgtaattttaactCAGCGCCTGGCAAGCAACCTTATGAATTACTGATACTAGGATCTGCATTGGAAAACGACAAAGTGAATATCCCTGATGGCAGACTGATGATCAGCATACCTAGTGCGGTACATTCTCACAAACCACCTCTCACAA AAATCATAAAGGAATATCTCCCGGACGACCCAAAGTGTCTAGAAATTTTTGCAAGGTACTTGTTGCCAGGATGGACGAGTTGGGGTCTAGAAATCTTAAAGTTTCAACATTTATCGCTCTATGAAATTCTGGATGAATGTAAGAAAGATGAAAGTGACGCCGACGACATAAAAAGCGAGAATGAGAGTAAAGAGCAACCGTAA
- the LOC139813439 gene encoding UDP-glucose 4-epimerase isoform X1 yields MGDWRTIFVTGGAGYIGSHCIVELLECGYDVVAIDNFANSVTETDGESAALKRVEQITGKKVTFYNCDLLDREKLETVFNQHKIDCVIHFAAIKAVGESMQVPLHYYRNNIIGAINLLEVMKAAGCFQLVFSSSCTVYGEPTELPITEEHETGNITNVYGRTKYFIEEMLKDISRAEKSWNIVSLRYFNPVGAHRSGLIGEDPTKPFTNLMPYIAQVALRHKPELIIFGGDYPTDDGTGVRDYIHVMDLAAGHVAALNALHKQHLRLKIYNLGTGNGVTVLQLIKTFEKASGTTVPYVIKERREGDIVSMYANTDLAKKELGWTAKYTVEQMCQDFWRWQTMNPYGYRTSIKNGTTEHLNNTS; encoded by the exons ATGGGAGACTGGAGGACCATTTTCGTAACCGGAGGCGCCGGTTACATCGGCAGCCACTGCATCGTCGAGCTCCTGGAGTGCGGTTACGATGTGGTGGCTATAGATAACTTTGCAAACAGCGTGACAGAAACCGACGGCGAGTCCGCGGCGCTCAAAAGGGTCGAGCAAATAACGGGGAAAAAAGTCACGTTTTACAACTGCGATCTGCTCGACAGAGAGAAGCTCGAGACCGTATTTAACCAG CACAAAATAGATTGCGTGATACATTTCGCGGCTATTAAAGCCGTTGGCGAATCGATGCAGGTTCCGCTTCATTACTATCGAAACAACATAATAGGAGCTATTAATCTGCTTGAG GTGATGAAAGCGGCTGGCTGCTTTCAGCTTGTATTCAGTAGCTCTTGCACGGTTTACGGCGAGCCTACAGAACTGCCTATCACGGAGGAACACGAAACCGGCAATATCACCAATGTGTATGGCCGAACGAAGTACTTTATCGAGGAAATGCTCAAGGATATATCCAGAGCTGAAAAG AGTTGGAACATCGTATCTCTAAGATACTTTAATCCGGTTGGTGCTCATCGATCGGGATTGATCGGGGAGGATCCGACAAAACCATTCACAAACCTGATGCCGTATATCGCTCAGGTCGCTTTGAGGCACAAGCCGGAGTTGATCATATTCGGTGGTGATTATCCTACGGATGACGGCACAG GCGTCCGCGATTACATTCACGTTATGGATTTGGCTGCCGGTCACGTGGCGGCATTAAATGCTCTGCACAAACAACACCTCAGGCTAAAGATTTATAACTTGGGCACCGGCAATGGCGTGACTGTgttgcaattaataaaaacattcgaGAAAGCCTCTGGTACTACCGTGCCGTACGttataaaagagagaagagagggcGACATTGTGTCCATGTACGCTAACACGGATTTGGCGAAAAAAGAATTGGGCTGGACAGCGAAGTACACTGTGGAGCAAATGT GTCAGGACTTCTGGAGGTGGCAAACGATGAATCCATACGGATACCGAACTTCAATAAAGAACGGAACTACTGAACACCTGAACAATACatcgtaa